Within Epilithonimonas zeae, the genomic segment ATATCAAATGAGTTGGTTTAAAAAAATATTCAAAAAAGAAGATAAAGAAACGCTTGACAAAGGTTTGGAAAAATCGAGCCAAGGTTTTTTCGATAAAATTTCCAGAGCTGTTGTTGGTAAAAACACAGTAGATGATGAAGTTCTGGATGATTTGGAAGAAGTACTTATCGCATCGGATGTTGGTGCTGAAACTACAATCAAAATCATCAAAAGAATAGAAGACCGCGTTGCAAGAGACAAATACGTTAATGTAAGTGAATTGGACAATATTCTTCGTGAAGAAATCACAGGTCTTCTTTTGGACAATCCTCATTTGGACACAGACAACATCGACACCAGTAAGAAACCTTATGTGATAATGGTTGTTGGCGTGAATGGTGTTGGAAAAACTACAACTATTGGAAAACTGGCTCATCAATTCAAATCTCAAGGGTTGAAAGTAGTTCTGGGCGCTGCCGATACTTTCCGTGCTGCAGCGGTTGACCAATTGGTAATCTGGAGTGAGAGAGTTGGCGTTCCGATTGTAAAACAAGAGATGGGATCCGATCCTGCTTCTGTTGCTTTTGATACCGTTCAGTCCGCGGTTGCTCAAAATGCAGATGTTGTAATAATAGATACTGCAGGAAGATTACATAATAAAATCAATCTAATGAACGAACTTTCTAAAATAAAACGTGTGATGCAAAAGGTACTTCCTGATGCACCTCACGAAGTTTTATTGGTTTTAGATGGTTCTACAGGTCAGAATGCTTTTGAGCAGGCAAAACAATTTACGGCAGCTACAGAAGTAACAGCTTTGGCGGTAACAAAACTAGACGGAACAGCTAAAGGTGGCGTTGTAATAGGTATATCAGACCAGTTTCAGATTCCAGTGAAATATATTGGTGTAGGGGAAAAAATCCAGGATCTTCAGATTTTTAATGGTATGGAATTTGTAAATTCGTTCTTCAAAAAGAGATAACAAATCACATTTATATTAACATTAAAAAATCAAAACTATGGGTATTTTAACTTGGATTATTTTCGGTCTTATTGCCGGAGCAATCGCAAAAGCTATTCATCCAGGAAATGATCCTGGCGGATGGGTTGTAACAATTATTATTGGGATTATAGGCTCATTCCTGGGTGGAGCCATTGGAACTTATGTTCTAGGTTGGGGAGATGTAGATTCTTTCTGGAGTCCTAGAAGTTGGCTATTAGCCATTGGAGGATCTGTTCTTTTACTATTTTTATATAGAATGGTTACCAAGAAATAGTGATATTGATATATTATTATCATTAATAACGAAAATAAAATTAAGCATCAACAATTTTGATGCTTTTTTGTTACCATAAAGTCAAAAAAAACCCATACATTTGATTTCATTAAATTTAAAAGTATGAAGAAAATCTTTACTACTCTTTTTTCATTGGGTTTGATTACAGGTGTATATGCACAGTGGAGTCCTGCATCTATGAAAGGAGAAAAGTTGCGCGACACAAAGGTAACTAACTATTATTCATTAGATCTTGATGCTATAAGATCTCAGTTGGTAAATGCTCAGGAAACAGGAAAAAACAGCAAGGCAGTCATTATCAATTTACCAACCCTAGATGGTAAGATTGAAAGGTTTGCAGTTTATAGCTTACCTGTTGTTGACAAAGCTATGGCTGACCGTTATCAATTAGGCTCCTATACTGGTGTTAAAGTAGATGATCCTACGGTTTATGTGAGATTCAGTATTTCTCCTTATGATTTGCAGGGGATGATGTTCAGAAATGGACAATATGAGTTCATCGAGCCACAAAACAAAGAAAAAACGGTTTACGGTGTTTTTCCAAAAACTAACAAACCGACAGAGGGAAAGGCTTTTGAATGTAAGACATCAGAATCTTTCCTTAGTAAAAAGCAAATGGATGCTTTATCCAAATCAACAGATTTCACACATAGTGTTACCGAGTTCAATAAAGCTAGTGATAAAAAATACAGAACTTACAGATTAGCTATTTCTGTAACGGGAGAATACACACAGTATTTCGGAGGAGTTCCTCAAGCTGCTGCAGCAATCAATGCTACGATGACCAGGGTAAATGGTGTTTTCGAAAAGGACTTTGCTATTCATTTGAATGTTCTTGATCTTCCTCAATTAATTTATACCGACCCAAACACAGATCCATATTCACCGGCTTCTTCGGGAGCATCAGGAGCATGGAATCTTGAGATCCAGCAAACTTTAACTTCTGTTATCGGAAATGCTGCTTACGATATCGGTCACTTATTCGGAAGATCTGGTGGCGGTGGTAGCGCAGGTGATGTTGGCAATGTTTGTAGAAATCCATCCAGTAATTCTGATGAAGAAGCTAAAGGATCAGCATTCACTTCCCCTGGATCAGGTGGACCAGAAGGCGATAATTTCGATATTGATTATGTAGCACACGAGATGGGTCACCAATTTGGAGCTGATCATACTTTCTCACACGGCATCCATTCTGCACCAAATAATACTGCTCATATGGAGCCTGGTTCCGGATCTACAATTATGGGTTATGCAGGAATTACATCTTACGACGTACAAGCCCATTCAGACGCTTACTTCCACGTAAGAAGTATAGAACAAGTTCAAACTTATGTGAATGGTCAAAACTGTGATGTAAGTACAGCTATCACAAACAATCCGCCAGTTGTTGCTACATTAATAAACAGAACAATTCCAAAAGGAACTGCTTTTGTTTTAACAGCTTCAGCAACAGATGCAGAAAACGATCCTATTACTTACACTTGGGAAGAATATGACAGATCCACATCTGCAGTGACATCCGTTACAGGAAACAATACCGCTGGTCCAAAGTTCAGATCTTTAACAGGTTCTGCATTGCCTTATAGATATTTCCCTAAATTAAGCAGTGTCTTGAACGGTACTTTATCCAGCGCATCAGATTGGGAAGCTGTTTCTAACGTAGCAAGAACTATGAATTTTAGAGTTCTTGTAAGAGACAATAATCCTGATGTAAAACAGCAACAGACTCAGATTGGTTCACAAACAATTACTGTAGGTAATGACGGACCTTTCAAAGTGACTGCAACAAAAGTTTACAACAATGCTCCAGGGGCATTTACTTGGGATGTAGCCAACACAGCAGCTGCTCCTTACAGTGTTTCTAATGTTAAAATAGATTATACAACAGATAACGGTGCAAACTGGACTGTTCTATCTGCTTCTACGGCTAATGATGGAACAGAAAACATAAGCTTCGCTGGGATTCCTACAAACTCTGTAGTTACAGTAAGAGTTTCTGCTATTGATAACGTATTCTATGCGGTTGGTAAAGTAACAGTTTCAGCTATGGTAAACTGTGACGGAACAGCACCAGCAGGACTTGCAGCTAGCAGCATTACGCAAACTGGCGCTAAGATCGACTGGGATGCCGTTGCTAATGCAACTTATATCTTGAGATACAAAAAAGCAGCTGACACCAATTGGACAGAGGTAAATAATCTTACAACCAATACTTACACTATTTCTGGACTAACACTTAATACAGCTTATAACGTAAGTGTTGCAACAATCTGCAGCGGAACAGTTGGAACTTATGCAACTGCAGACTTCAGTACAAAAGGAATAGAATATTGTACAGCTGGTGCGACTTCTACAAGTTTTGAAAAGTTATCTAATGTAACTTTTGCAGGCATCAACAACAATTCTACTTCTACTACAGGATATGAAGACTTTACTACTGTTACAGGAAATGTAAATGCGGGACAATCTTATACGTTCTCTTCATCATTTACCGGAACATCATACGCAGATGACCAAGTTTTGGTTTGGATTGATTTTAACCAAGATGGAGACTTTACAGATGCTGGTGAACAAGTTTTGGTAACAAGTAAAAAAACATCACCTTGGACAGGTAATATTACGATTCCTGCAACTGCCTTAGCTGGAAAAACAAGAATGAGAGTTCGTTTACAAGATTCTTCAATCTCACCAAATGCGACTCCTTGTGGTACATCTACTTACGGGCAAGTTGAAGATTATAGTTTAAATATTGCGCAATCATTAGCAGTTACTGATGTTAAGAAAAATAATATCAGCGTTTATCCAAACCCTGCGACAGACGTTATTAACATCTCTAATGTATCTTCTAAAACTAAATTCGAGATCTACTCTGTAGGTGGACAATTGGTAAACCAAGGAACAACAGACGGAAAAGTAAATGTTTCTAAGCTGACAAAAGGTGTTTACATCTTAACTATAGAATCTAACGGAGAGAAATCTCAATCTAAATTCATCAAGAATTAATCAAAAATTCTATCAATAGAAAACCCCGAATAATATTCGGGGTTTTATTTTTTACAAATTAAATTCTTATTTAAGTTCGTCTATAAAAGCTTCTGTTGCCACTTTCAGGCTTTCGAAATCAGAGTTATTATAAATGATATAATCGGCCAATTTACATTTCTCTTTTTCAGGCATTTGCTTTTGCATCACAGCTTCTACTTCTCGATAAGTTTTACCATCTCTATCCATCGTTCTTTTAATTCTGAGATTATCATCTGCCGTAATCAAAAGAGACTTATAACATTGCTGATTTAATTTCAGTTCGAAGAGAAGAGCTGTTTCTTTGAAAACGAATTCAGAATTCTGGGAAGTGACCCAGCTTTCAAAATCAATTCTTACGGCTGGATGAATCAAATGATTTAATTGTTCTAATAGTTCAGAATTATTAAAGACTTTTTCCGCAACATATTTTCTATTATAAATTCCATCAACATAAGCTTCTTTACCCAAAAGCTCAATGATTTTTCCCTTTAAAGCTAAATCTTTGTTGACAATATTTTTCGCCTCATCGTCCGAATAATAAACAGGAAAACCTTTTTCCTCCAATAATTTTGCGACCGATGTTTTTCCGGAACCAATTCC encodes:
- the ftsY gene encoding signal recognition particle-docking protein FtsY, producing the protein MSWFKKIFKKEDKETLDKGLEKSSQGFFDKISRAVVGKNTVDDEVLDDLEEVLIASDVGAETTIKIIKRIEDRVARDKYVNVSELDNILREEITGLLLDNPHLDTDNIDTSKKPYVIMVVGVNGVGKTTTIGKLAHQFKSQGLKVVLGAADTFRAAAVDQLVIWSERVGVPIVKQEMGSDPASVAFDTVQSAVAQNADVVIIDTAGRLHNKINLMNELSKIKRVMQKVLPDAPHEVLLVLDGSTGQNAFEQAKQFTAATEVTALAVTKLDGTAKGGVVIGISDQFQIPVKYIGVGEKIQDLQIFNGMEFVNSFFKKR
- a CDS encoding GlsB/YeaQ/YmgE family stress response membrane protein — protein: MGILTWIIFGLIAGAIAKAIHPGNDPGGWVVTIIIGIIGSFLGGAIGTYVLGWGDVDSFWSPRSWLLAIGGSVLLLFLYRMVTKK
- a CDS encoding reprolysin-like metallopeptidase — encoded protein: MKKIFTTLFSLGLITGVYAQWSPASMKGEKLRDTKVTNYYSLDLDAIRSQLVNAQETGKNSKAVIINLPTLDGKIERFAVYSLPVVDKAMADRYQLGSYTGVKVDDPTVYVRFSISPYDLQGMMFRNGQYEFIEPQNKEKTVYGVFPKTNKPTEGKAFECKTSESFLSKKQMDALSKSTDFTHSVTEFNKASDKKYRTYRLAISVTGEYTQYFGGVPQAAAAINATMTRVNGVFEKDFAIHLNVLDLPQLIYTDPNTDPYSPASSGASGAWNLEIQQTLTSVIGNAAYDIGHLFGRSGGGGSAGDVGNVCRNPSSNSDEEAKGSAFTSPGSGGPEGDNFDIDYVAHEMGHQFGADHTFSHGIHSAPNNTAHMEPGSGSTIMGYAGITSYDVQAHSDAYFHVRSIEQVQTYVNGQNCDVSTAITNNPPVVATLINRTIPKGTAFVLTASATDAENDPITYTWEEYDRSTSAVTSVTGNNTAGPKFRSLTGSALPYRYFPKLSSVLNGTLSSASDWEAVSNVARTMNFRVLVRDNNPDVKQQQTQIGSQTITVGNDGPFKVTATKVYNNAPGAFTWDVANTAAAPYSVSNVKIDYTTDNGANWTVLSASTANDGTENISFAGIPTNSVVTVRVSAIDNVFYAVGKVTVSAMVNCDGTAPAGLAASSITQTGAKIDWDAVANATYILRYKKAADTNWTEVNNLTTNTYTISGLTLNTAYNVSVATICSGTVGTYATADFSTKGIEYCTAGATSTSFEKLSNVTFAGINNNSTSTTGYEDFTTVTGNVNAGQSYTFSSSFTGTSYADDQVLVWIDFNQDGDFTDAGEQVLVTSKKTSPWTGNITIPATALAGKTRMRVRLQDSSISPNATPCGTSTYGQVEDYSLNIAQSLAVTDVKKNNISVYPNPATDVINISNVSSKTKFEIYSVGGQLVNQGTTDGKVNVSKLTKGVYILTIESNGEKSQSKFIKN
- the coaE gene encoding dephospho-CoA kinase (Dephospho-CoA kinase (CoaE) performs the final step in coenzyme A biosynthesis.) is translated as MPKIIGLTGGIGSGKTSVAKLLEEKGFPVYYSDDEAKNIVNKDLALKGKIIELLGKEAYVDGIYNRKYVAEKVFNNSELLEQLNHLIHPAVRIDFESWVTSQNSEFVFKETALLFELKLNQQCYKSLLITADDNLRIKRTMDRDGKTYREVEAVMQKQMPEKEKCKLADYIIYNNSDFESLKVATEAFIDELK